Proteins encoded in a region of the Vicia villosa cultivar HV-30 ecotype Madison, WI linkage group LG5, Vvil1.0, whole genome shotgun sequence genome:
- the LOC131607429 gene encoding probable carboxylesterase 12 gives MILNSHSFSFSFTPLLNKSYPLLPSLKPTKPLHIHCTHQQQQQPLSTMDDEIAIDIPPFIKVYKNGRIQRLIGEDVVPASLDPTTNVESKDVIISKEDNVSARLFIPKTNYPPTQKLPLVVYFHGGAFCLETPASPNYHNYLNSVTSLANVIGVSVHYRRAPEHPVPIAHEDSWLALKWVASHVGGKGSDEWLNEYADFDKVFLGGDSAGANISHYLGIRVGKENLDGVKLEGGVYLHPYFWGVDPIGSESARGEFVEKIHDLWRFSCPTTTGSDDPLINPGKDPNLGSLGFKRLLLCVAEKDLLKDRGWYYKELLEKIGWGGVVEFVETKDEDHVFHMFNPTCDNAKDLLNQVVSFIKRT, from the coding sequence ATGATTCTCAATTCTCATTCCTTCTCCTTCTCTTTCACACCTCTCCTTAATAAATCATATCCCCTTCTTCCTTCTCTCAAACCAACAAAGCCTTTACACATACACTgcacacatcaacaacaacaacaaccgctATCCACCATGGACGATGAAATAGCCATTGATATACCTCCATTCATTAAAGTATACAAAAACGGTCGTATTCAGAGGCTTATAGGTGAAGACGTTGTTCCTGCATCCCTTGATCCAACCACCAACGTTGAATCTAAAGACGTTATAATCTCCAAAGAAGATAACGTATCAGCTAGGCTTTTCATTCCCAAAACCAATTACCCACCAACGCAGAAACTCCCTCTCGTTGTTTACTTCCATGGTGGTGCTTTCTGCCTCGAAACCCCTGCCTCTCCTAATTACCACAACTACCTTAACTCTGTCACTTCACTGGCTAACGTAATTGGTGTCTCTGTTCATTACAGAAGAGCACCGGAACACCCTGTTCCCATCGCTCATGAAGATTCATGGCTTGCACTCAAATGGGTGGCTTCACATGTTGGAGGAAAGGGTTCCGATGAATGGTTGAATGAGTATGCAGATTTTGATAAAGTGTTCTTAGGAGGTGACAGTGCTGGTGCTAATATTTCACACTATTTGGGTATTCGGGTCGGGAAGGAAAATCTGGATGGTGTGAAACTTGAAGGGGGTGTTTATCTTCATCCTTATTTTTGGGGTGTGGATCCAATTGGGTCTGAATCGGCTCGAGGTGAATTTGTTGAAAAGATTCACGATTTATGGCGATTTTCGTGTCCAACCACGACTGGATCGGATGACCCGTTGATTAATCCGGGTAAGGATCCGAATTTGGGGAGTTTGGGTTTTAAGAGATTGCTACTTTGTGTTGCTGAGAAAGATTTGTTGAAGGATAGAGGTTGGTATTACAAAGAGTTGCTTGAGAAAATTGGTTGGGGTGGTGTTGTTGAATTTGTTGAGACAAAGGACGAGGATCATGTTTTTCATATGTTCAATCCAACCTGTGACAATGCGAAGGATTTGCTTAATCAAGTTGTTTCATTCATCAAAAGGACTTGA
- the LOC131607430 gene encoding probable carboxylesterase 12 yields the protein MDDEIAFDLPPFMKVYKNGRVERLIGEDVVPASLDPTTNVESKDVIISKEDNISVRLFIPKTNYPPTQKLPLFVYFHGGAFCIETPSSPNYHNYLNSVTSLASAIGVSVHYRRAPEHPVPVAHEDSWLALKWVASHVGGKGSDEWLNQYADFEKVFLGGDSAGANIAHYLGVRAGKENLDGVKLEGGVYLHPYFWGVDPIGSESARGEFVEKVHNLWRFSCPTTTGSDDPLINPAKDPNLGSLGFKRVLVCVAEKDLLKDRGWYYKESLEKIGWSGVVEVVETKDEDHVFHMFKPTCENAADLLNRVVSFIKKA from the coding sequence ATGGACGACGAAATTGCCTTTGATCTACCTCCATTCATGAAAGTATACAAAAACGGTCGTGTTGAGAGACTCATAGGTGAAGACGTTGTTCCTGCATCTCTTGATCCAACCACCAACGTTGAATCTAAAGACGTTATAATCTCCAAAGAAGACAACATATCAGTTAGGCTTTTCATTCCCAAAACCAATTACCCACCGACCCAAAAACTCCCTCTCTTTGTTTACTTCCATGGTGGTGCTTTCTGCATCGAAACCCCTTCTTCGCCCAATTACCACAACTACCTTAACTCCGTTACTTCACTGGCTAGTGCAATTGGTGTGTCTGTTCATTACAGAAGAGCACCGGAACACCCTGTTCCCGTCGCTCATGAAGATTCATGGCTTGCACTCAAATGGGTGGCTTCGCATGTTGGTGGAAAGGGTTCCGATGAATGGTTGAATCAGTATGCGGATTTTGAGAAAGTGTTCTTAGGAGGTGACAGTGCCGGTGCTAATATTGCACACTATTTGGGTGTTCGGGCCGGGAAGGAAAACCTGGATGGTGTGAAACTTGAAGGGGGTGTTTATCTTCATCCTTATTTTTGGGGTGTGGATCCAATTGGGTCTGAATCGGCTCGTGGTGAGTTTGTTGAAAAGGTTCATAATTTATGGCGATTTTCGTGTCCGACCACGACTGGATCCGATGATCCGTTGATTAATCCGGCTAAGGATCCGAATTTGGGGAGTTTGGGTTTTAAGAGAGTGCTGGTTTGTGTTGCTGAGAAAGATTTGTTGAAGGATAGAGGTTGGTATTATAAAGAGTCGCTTGAGAAAATTGGTTGGAGTGgtgttgttgaagttgttgagacaAAAGATGAGGATCATGTTTTTCATATGTTTAAACCAACATGTGAGAATGCTGCCGATTTGCTTAATCGAGTTGTTTCCTTCATCAAAAAGGCttga